A window of Onychostoma macrolepis isolate SWU-2019 chromosome 01, ASM1243209v1, whole genome shotgun sequence contains these coding sequences:
- the LOC131536266 gene encoding urokinase plasminogen activator surface receptor-like: protein MDLQTSRALLLFILFTAGTQISSACNTTERKFGSAWDSQWCYECKGLGNYCPDRPVICPIGFSKCMSSTFILQIGDTPVKMKQKECIEECQDSSINYGTFKQTFSCCDTRLCNYRDAPDPRTNVPNGRTCYYCDGQDCSKTVRCSGTEDRCITTTMTKGGLKMLVKGCISKYMCGALKCSFIQDVSCCEGDLCNGDKSITQAVTQSFRNNADESVNQSVTRSILQSFMHGAKSVTKRLAYNDAKSVTDSMMYNHAKRVRQKVMYNDAKSVNQRVVYNNAKSVKQSFLFLCCSLLSYFLRL, encoded by the exons ATGGATCTGCAGACCTCCAGAGCTCTGCTTCTGTTCATTCTCTTCACTGCAGGCACTCAGATCAGCAGTGCTTGTAATACTACTGAGCGCAAATTCGGATCAGCATGGGACTCGCAATGGTGTTATGAGTGCAAGGGTTTGGGGAATTACTGTCCGGACAGACCAGTGATTTGTCCCATCGGATTTTCCAAGTGCATGAGTTCAACATTCATATTACAAATTG GTGACACTCCTGTAAAAATGAAGCAAAAGGAATGCATTGAAGAATGTCAAGACAGCTCCATAAACTATGGCACATTTAAGCAGACTTTTTCCTGCTGCGACACTCGCCTTTGTAACTACAGAGATGCTCCAG ATCCCAGGACTAACGTTCCCAATGGAAGAACATGCTACTACTGCGATGGGCAGGACTGCTCAAAAACCGTCAGATGCTCAGGGACTGAAGACCGCTGCATTACAACGACAA tgactAAAGGAGGCCTGAAAATGCTTGTAAAAGGCTGCATCTCTAAATATATGTGCGGGGCCctaaaatgttcttttattCAGGACGTTTCATGTTGTGAGGGGGACCTATGTAACGGTGACAAGAGTATCACCCAAGCCGTCACCCAGAGCTTCAGAAATAACGCTGATGAAAGTGTCAACCAAAGCGTCACCCGGAGCATCCTCCAGAGCTTCATGCATGGAGCTAAGAGCGTCACCAAGAGACTGGCGTATAATGATGCTAAGAGTGTCACCGACAGCATGATGTATAACCATGCTAAAAGAGTCAGGCAGAAAGTCATGTATAATGATGCTAAAAGTGTCAACCAGAGAGTCGTGTATAACAATGCTAAGAGCGTCAAGCAGAGCTTCCTGTTCCTCTGCTGTTCTCTGCTCTCCTACTTCCTGCGGCTCTGA
- the LOC131536257 gene encoding RNA exonuclease 5-like: MSSKPHCHENQLQTFRQFGPIQRVTSAAEHAGKRGRHTFIKFECADSAQAAVGVALQIGNRKLSVCHALTPPHMTSWTHTHPVTTETCPDTAEQGEECDEQLLERQMKKLDTRVGKVFRALEENCLSVVILPGHRSDGVDHPGLCFIHIKQSD, encoded by the exons ATGTCCTCCAAACCGCATTGCCATGAAAACCAGCTTCAGACCTTCAGACAGTTCGGCCCCATTCAGCGCGTCACAAGCGCCGCAGAGCATGCTGGGAAACGCGGCAGACACACCTTCATCA AGTTCGAGTGCGCTGACAGCGCTCAGGCCGCGGTGGGCGTCGCCCTCCAGATCGGAAACAGGAAGCTGTCAGTGTGTCATGCTCTGACTCCGCCCCACATGACCtcatggacacacacacaccctgttACCACGGAAACCTGCCCAGACACGGCAGAGCAGGGGGAGGAGTGTGAC GAGCAACTGCTGGAGCGGCAGATGAAGAAACTGGACACAAGAGTGGGAAAAGTGTTCAGAGCGCTGGAGGAAAACTGCCTGAGCGTCGTGATCCTGCCCGGACACAGAAG CGACGGCGTCGATCATCCCGGCCTCTGCTTCATTCACATCAAACAGAGCGACTGA